The Brachyspira hyodysenteriae ATCC 27164 genome includes a window with the following:
- a CDS encoding chemotaxis protein CheX: MFDLDVVNAFSKGTVIILKSYFNSKVGKGDVRIYRNANHVGGVIVFVGITGDLSGRLMFNMSKATAFKLASALNMESITSIDDIFIATIKEFVNMVAGSAINDLSTKHIDLDMTPPAILMSEQMSMLEKENDKILSINYKTELGEIFMNLILFNQTN; the protein is encoded by the coding sequence ATGTTTGATTTAGATGTAGTAAATGCTTTCAGCAAAGGTACAGTTATTATATTAAAAAGTTATTTCAATTCTAAAGTTGGAAAAGGTGATGTAAGAATATACAGAAATGCAAATCATGTAGGCGGTGTTATAGTATTTGTTGGTATTACAGGCGATTTAAGCGGAAGACTTATGTTTAATATGAGTAAAGCAACTGCTTTTAAACTAGCTTCAGCTCTTAATATGGAATCTATAACTTCAATAGACGATATTTTTATTGCAACTATTAAAGAATTTGTTAACATGGTTGCTGGAAGTGCTATCAATGATCTATCAACAAAACATATAGATTTAGATATGACTCCTCCTGCTATACTTATGAGCGAACAAATGTCTATGCTTGAAAAAGAAAATGATAAAATATTATCTATAAATTATAAAACAGAATTAGGTGAAATTTTTATGAACTTAATTCTATTTAATCAAACTAATTGA
- a CDS encoding HD-GYP domain-containing protein, which yields MPKIVIPLNEVKEGMKIASNIYNSDEKRIVDIGTIVTKDIIETLKRNSITTVSVMELLDLKKENTVNTSGDGKKPVLRGIMEEEGKKILKIDSQEVVKRQEATIEKTKSLYEIAKKGGGIDFDSMKKEVNNMLSSIVENKDAHSYLSMLKRKDETMYKHAVDVATLAAITAGELNLTKVDMANIMLGALVHDIGKVLIQESLLSKVNLTKEEESILKKHPTQGYKLVKRDNLDDNIADIVLEHHEKYDGSGYPFQKDNKDISLYSKIVSICNTFNNLLTKGEHGVPCTPDKAVKIIISLAKKDFDSDVVKAFQKAVGFYPNNTRVKLSNGSIARVIEQNPNLPLRPVLSIVKHLDGTVSDGLEVVDLSTSNDLFIKEII from the coding sequence ATGCCAAAGATTGTTATACCATTAAATGAAGTAAAAGAAGGAATGAAGATAGCCAGCAATATATATAATAGTGATGAAAAAAGAATTGTAGATATTGGAACTATTGTTACAAAAGATATTATAGAAACTTTAAAAAGGAATTCTATTACTACAGTTAGTGTAATGGAGCTTTTAGATTTAAAAAAAGAAAATACTGTTAATACTTCTGGAGACGGCAAAAAACCTGTATTAAGAGGCATAATGGAAGAAGAAGGAAAGAAAATATTGAAGATAGATAGTCAGGAAGTTGTTAAAAGACAGGAAGCTACTATAGAAAAAACAAAGTCATTATATGAAATAGCAAAAAAAGGCGGCGGAATAGATTTTGATTCTATGAAGAAGGAAGTAAATAACATGCTTTCTTCTATTGTAGAAAATAAAGATGCCCATTCCTATCTTTCTATGCTGAAAAGAAAAGATGAAACTATGTATAAACATGCAGTAGATGTTGCAACATTAGCAGCTATTACAGCAGGAGAATTGAATCTTACTAAAGTGGATATGGCTAATATTATGCTTGGAGCTTTGGTACATGATATAGGAAAAGTACTTATACAAGAGAGTCTTCTTTCAAAGGTTAATCTCACAAAAGAAGAGGAAAGTATATTAAAAAAACATCCAACTCAAGGTTATAAATTAGTAAAAAGAGATAATTTAGATGATAATATAGCAGATATTGTGTTGGAGCATCATGAAAAATATGATGGAAGCGGATATCCTTTTCAAAAAGATAATAAAGATATAAGTTTATACAGTAAAATAGTATCTATTTGTAATACTTTTAATAATTTACTAACCAAAGGAGAACATGGCGTACCTTGTACTCCTGATAAGGCTGTGAAAATTATAATATCTTTAGCTAAAAAAGATTTTGACAGTGATGTTGTAAAAGCATTTCAAAAAGCTGTAGGATTTTATCCTAATAATACAAGGGTAAAACTTTCAAACGGTTCTATAGCAAGAGTAATAGAGCAAAATCCTAATCTTCCTTTAAGACCTGTACTTTCCATTGTTAAACATCTTGATGGTACAGTTAGTGATGGGTTAGAAGTTGTTGATTTATCTACATCTAATGACTTATTTATAAAGGAAATAATATAA
- a CDS encoding response regulator encodes MNYSAIIIDDDNNRLNKVKATLESSSIKVFIAENLYELISKIYKYSVKILVFNPNLVWINVIEFITELKKLPNYDEFTIFFLYEDIDIDLEREAKKHNIICMKYPLHINKLITKIESL; translated from the coding sequence ATGAATTACTCAGCTATAATAATAGATGATGATAATAATAGATTGAACAAAGTTAAAGCTACTTTAGAAAGTTCATCTATAAAGGTATTCATAGCTGAAAATTTATATGAACTTATAAGCAAAATATATAAATACAGTGTGAAAATTTTAGTATTCAATCCTAATCTTGTATGGATAAATGTTATAGAATTTATAACAGAACTCAAAAAACTTCCAAATTATGATGAGTTTACAATATTCTTTTTATATGAAGATATAGATATAGACTTGGAAAGAGAAGCAAAAAAACATAATATAATATGTATGAAATATCCGCTTCATATAAATAAATTGATAACGAAAATAGAATCTTTATGA
- a CDS encoding sensor histidine kinase: MNFIKKTISKIKTRYGILFPSIICFFIILNFIAALWISSFIYEPNITNQFYMFSVMFFPLTSILIGVIVIIKFIVDAIMKKEGSHLKLVIVLIMGLMTVVPSLFISKISTYIIKTNLNLFLDQKISSSVEYVIDISNQEIIDKQIFMSNVIDSVGIRYFNNLYYNLEIGHIKYEDISKIIKSSEYFNNIVFLSNSYNLNNIIFFNSANYIPLDINYKLTNTNILFINSEYNGSFYVNAIIPLSYKNNYVIWSESMPKNYIEVRNNALETFRIYNSVNMFTNEFSMILSLLYIFVLGISAFFSIIFGIALSRLITRPISLILNATNSITNADFNIDMKLGGVHDMRNLIHRFNVMARALKYHRDRENTRARLETWREAAIKVAHEIKNPLMPIIMNAELIERKISTNMTDKDVEKAKKSSNIIIKNANVISNLVRSFSEFSFAIRLSDEKQSINSALIEVLESFKNINTIKFSVVLSKHDYFINMDKEKLIMAFRNLIKNAIEAMEKSSRSVIYISSYHEIIDLNEFFIISITDTGIGIENNNLHKIFEPYFTSKEKGTGIGLSTVEKIISEHNGTIDVESIPGEGTTFFIKFMIES; the protein is encoded by the coding sequence ATGAATTTTATTAAAAAAACAATATCGAAAATAAAAACTAGATATGGAATATTATTTCCAAGTATTATATGTTTTTTTATTATATTAAATTTTATAGCTGCTTTGTGGATAAGCAGCTTTATATATGAACCTAACATTACAAATCAGTTTTATATGTTTTCTGTAATGTTTTTCCCTTTAACAAGTATTTTAATAGGTGTTATAGTTATAATTAAATTTATTGTTGATGCTATAATGAAAAAGGAAGGTTCTCATCTAAAATTGGTAATAGTATTGATTATGGGGCTTATGACTGTTGTTCCAAGTTTGTTTATAAGCAAAATATCTACATATATTATCAAAACAAATTTAAATCTATTTTTGGATCAAAAAATTAGCAGTTCTGTAGAATATGTAATAGATATTTCAAATCAAGAAATAATAGATAAACAGATATTCATGTCAAATGTTATTGATAGTGTTGGTATAAGGTATTTCAATAATTTATATTATAATTTAGAAATTGGACATATAAAATATGAAGATATAAGTAAAATAATAAAATCTTCAGAATATTTTAATAATATAGTGTTTCTATCAAATTCATATAATTTGAATAATATAATTTTTTTTAATTCTGCTAATTATATACCGCTTGATATCAACTATAAATTAACTAACACAAATATATTATTTATTAATAGCGAATATAATGGTTCTTTTTATGTTAATGCTATTATACCATTATCATACAAAAACAACTATGTTATATGGTCTGAATCTATGCCTAAAAATTATATAGAAGTTAGAAATAATGCTTTGGAGACTTTTAGGATATATAACTCTGTAAATATGTTTACAAATGAATTTTCTATGATACTTAGTCTTTTGTATATATTTGTTCTTGGTATATCCGCATTTTTTTCTATAATATTTGGAATAGCTCTATCTAGGCTCATAACAAGACCTATAAGTTTAATACTTAATGCTACAAATTCTATTACAAATGCTGATTTTAATATAGATATGAAGCTTGGCGGCGTTCATGATATGAGAAATTTGATACATAGATTCAATGTAATGGCAAGGGCATTAAAATATCATAGAGACAGAGAGAATACAAGGGCTAGACTTGAAACTTGGAGAGAGGCTGCTATTAAAGTGGCTCATGAGATAAAAAATCCTCTTATGCCTATAATAATGAATGCAGAACTTATAGAAAGAAAAATATCTACGAATATGACAGATAAAGATGTTGAAAAGGCTAAAAAATCATCAAATATTATAATAAAAAATGCTAATGTAATTTCTAATTTGGTGAGATCTTTTTCTGAGTTTTCATTTGCCATTAGACTTTCTGATGAAAAACAGTCTATAAATAGTGCTTTAATAGAGGTTTTAGAGTCTTTTAAGAACATAAACACTATTAAATTCAGTGTGGTATTAAGTAAGCATGATTATTTTATTAACATGGATAAAGAAAAGTTGATAATGGCTTTTAGAAATTTGATTAAAAATGCTATAGAAGCTATGGAAAAGTCTTCAAGATCGGTTATATATATATCATCATACCATGAAATTATAGATTTAAATGAATTTTTTATTATTAGTATTACAGATACAGGTATTGGAATTGAAAATAATAATTTGCATAAAATATTTGAACCGTATTTTACATCAAAAGAGAAGGGTACAGGAATAGGGCTTTCTACAGTTGAAAAAATAATATCAGAACATAATGGTACAATAGATGTAGAATCAATACCGGGTGAAGGAACTACTTTCTTTATAAAATTTATGATAGAGTCATAA
- a CDS encoding HAD-IA family hydrolase, whose amino-acid sequence MIKNIVSDIGNVLYEFNVNEFMNKYIDEEDREKFFQNSFSNKNWHLMDKGDLDFNDARKLFIDMNPKYQKIIDELFDTSLTLCLNKNHNNISLLKEYKNKGYDIYYLSNMPSETFEALRKETDFFDDTCIGGVVSAHIKMIKPNKDIYEYFLNKFDLKADECLFIDDNINNVNAALDIGIKAVQLKKIDDMKDILQNMLK is encoded by the coding sequence ATGATTAAAAATATTGTATCAGATATTGGAAATGTATTATATGAATTTAATGTAAATGAATTTATGAATAAATATATAGATGAAGAAGACAGAGAAAAATTTTTTCAAAATTCTTTTTCAAATAAAAATTGGCATCTTATGGATAAAGGAGATCTTGACTTTAATGATGCAAGAAAATTATTTATAGATATGAATCCTAAATATCAAAAAATTATAGATGAATTATTTGATACTTCACTTACTCTATGTTTAAATAAAAATCATAATAATATTTCTTTACTTAAAGAATATAAAAATAAAGGATATGATATATATTATCTTTCCAATATGCCTTCTGAAACATTTGAAGCATTAAGAAAAGAAACAGATTTTTTTGATGATACATGCATTGGAGGTGTTGTTTCTGCTCATATAAAAATGATAAAGCCTAATAAAGATATTTATGAATATTTTTTAAATAAATTTGATTTAAAAGCTGATGAATGCCTATTTATAGATGATAATATTAATAATGTTAATGCTGCTTTAGATATTGGTATTAAAGCAGTACAATTAAAAAAAATAGATGATATGAAAGATATATTACAAAATATGCTTAAATAA